Within the Plesiomonas shigelloides genome, the region ACGCGACTTGGCCCGTAGCCTGAAAAAAGAGGTGGTACTGGAGCTGAGTGGGGAAGACACCGATCTGGATAAAAACTTGGTCGAAGCGCTGGCCGATCCGTTGGTGCACTTGGTGCGTAACGCGGTGGACCACGGCATCGAAATGCCGGATGTCCGCGTACAAGCGGGTAAACCGGCGCAAGGTAAAGTGCGTCTGGCCGCTTCCCAAGAAGGTGACCATATCCTGCTGATCATCGAAGATGATGGCGCGGGGATGGATCCCGAAAAACTGCGTGGGATCGCCGTTAATCGCGGCATGATGGACGCCGATGCCGCCGCTCGCCTGAGTGACAATGAAGCCTACGCGCTGATTTTTGCGCCGGGCTTCTCGACCAAAAAAGAAATTTCCGACATCTCCGGCCGTGGCGTGGGGATGGACGTGGTGAAAACCAGTATCACCAAACTTAACGGTGCCATTCACATTGATTCCAGCAAAGGGCGCGGTACCCGCTTGGAAATCAAAGTGCCGTTGACGCTGGCTATCCTGCCAACTCTGATGGTTGGCGTATCGAATCAAACCTTCGCGCTGCCGCTGGCGAGCGTGAATGAAATTTTCCATCTGGATCTGAGCAAAACCAATTGTGTGGATGGTCAGTTGACCGTGATCGTGCGTAACAAAGCCATCCCACTGTTTTACTTACAGGACTGGCTGGCGAAAACCCGCGGCGAATGCCAGCAGGAGCGTCCGCAGTTCGGCCATGTGGTGATTGTTCAGATTGCCCATCAGCGTATCGGTTTTGTGGTCGATACCCTGATCGGACAGGAAGAAGTGGTGATTAAGGCGCTGGATAAATTCCTGCAAGGAACGCCGGGCATGGCCGGTGCCACCATCACCAGTGACGGCGGAATCGCTTTGATTCTGGATGTACCGGGTCTGCTTAAACATTACACCCATCGCTGAGGACTTGGGGCCAGCGCGCGCTGGCCTTCATCCCTGCCGTCATAACGACCCGAAAAAAGAGATAAAAAAGTAGAGGGATAATGGGAATCAAAGTATTAGTTGTTGATGACTCGGTATTTTTCCGTCGCCGTGTCAGTGAGATCCTGAACAGTCATCCACAGCTGGAAGTGATTGATACCGCTAACAACGGCAAAGAAGCGCTCGAAAAAGTGCAGCAGTTGCGCCCTGATGTCGTCACCATGGACATCGAAATGCCGGTGATGAACGGCATTGATGCGGCACGGGAAATTATGCGGGTGCGGCCAACGCCGATCCTGATGTTCTCTTCTTTGACCCATGAGGGTGCCAAAGCCACGCTGGATGCGTTGGACGCCGGTGCCGTCGATTTCCTGCCGAAGAAATTTGAAGATATCGCCCGCGATCGGGAAGAGGCGATTACCTTGCTGCAACAGCGGGTGATCTCTATCTCTCGTCATCGGGTGCGTCCTCTGCTCAGTCAGCGTCCAGCGACCAGCAGTTTGAGCGCGAGCCGCACGCCAGCGACCAGCAACAGCGCGACACCGCTGCGTGCCGCGGCGCCTGCTGCGGAGAACCGTCCGGTGCGTCCGGCGGCGCTGAATACCCGCCGTAGTGGCAAGGTGTATCAGTTGGTGGCGATCGGCACTTCAACCGGTGGTCCGGTTGCGCTGCAAAATATCCTGACTAAATTGCCGGGTAATTTCCCGCATCCAATTTTGCTGATCCAGCACATGCCCGCGACCTTTACCGCGGCGTTTGCCAGCCGTCTGAACAACTTGTGTCAGATTAACGTCAAAGAAGCGGCAGACGGTGATGTGGTGCAACCGGGTACCGCTTATCTGGCGCCGGGTGGCAAGCAGATGGTGCTGGATGGCCGTCCGGGGGCGATGCGCATTCGGATCCTCGATGGCGGTGAGCGCATGAACTACAAGCCGTGCGTGGATATCACCTTTGCCTCGTGTGCCCGTCAATATCGTGACAAAGTTCTGGCGGTTGTGCTGACCGGTATGGGCGCCGATGGTCGCGATGGCGCCAAACTGCTGCATGAGCAGGGCGCAACTATCTGGGCACAGGATGAAGAGAGCTGCGTGGTATACGGTATGCCACAGGCCATTGTTAAAGCCGGTATTGCCGCGGAAATCCTGCCACTGGAGCGGGTTGCCCAGCGGATCATGATTGAAGTCGGTTGTGAATAATCATTAAGGAATCAGCAATGAATAGCAGCAGTGCTGTCGATACCGGCGAAAGCCGCGACAAAGTATTACAGTGGGTAACCTTCAATCTGGGCGAAGAAACCTACGGGGTTAATGTAATGCAGGTACGTGAAGTGCTGCGTTACAGCGAAATCGCGCCAGTGCCGGGCGCGCCATCTTACGTGCTGGGGATCATCAACCTGCGCGGTAACGTGGTGACCGTGATTGATACGCGCTCTCGTTTTGGCCTGTATCCAAGTGATGTGACCGACAATACCCGTATTGTGATCATCGAAACCGAACAGCAAGTGATCGGTATTCTGGTCGACAGCGTGGCAGAAGTGGTTTACCTGCGTGCATCAGAAATCGACAAAACGCCAAATGTGGGCACCGATGAGAGCTCGCGCTTCATTCAGGGCGTCTCCAACCGCGATGGAGAGTTGTTAATTCTGGTAGATTTGAATAAATTACTGACCAACGATGAGTGGGATGAGTTGAGTGGTCTGTAATGATTGGATTAATGGTTGCCGTAGCGGTACTGAGTGTGGTCTGTGCCGGTCTGGCGTGGAGCCTGATTTCTCTGTGGCGGCAACATAAAACCATTCTGCGTCGGGTTGAGGCCAGCGAAGTATTGCTGAAGGCCGCCCGGCGTCAGTTTGATACGACCGGAAAAAGTATCGAAGAGCTGCGTGGCGGCTTTATCGGTCTGGGAAATGAACTGCATCAGCTGGTGGATAAGCAGGAGCAGTTTAGTGTCAAACTGAATGAAGTGACCTATATCGATCCTGAGCATCGCCTGTATAGCCGTGCCACCAAGCTGGCGGAAATGGGCGCCGGTCTGGATGAGCTGATGCAAGAGTGCGAGCTGCCTAAGGCCGAAGCGGAATTGTTGCTGAACTTACAGCGGCAGATGAAAAATCGTCGCACCTAATCTCGTCAGCCTCTTTGAGCAATCGGCTAAATTGCCGTTGTGAACAGAGAGTATGAACAGAGAGCGTGAACAGCGAGTACGCTCAGCACGCGGTGAGAAACCCGATTGATAAAAAAAGCCGGCATTGCCGGCTTTTTTGTGGGTGTTCGAGCGGGGGGTTATCCCGCTACTTGCGCCTGGCTCTGACTTGCCGGCGCTCTGGCACGTTATTGAGCTTCTATCACTCGAGGGTAGGCATGGTGAAAGTGCCGCTATGTTGCTCCAAACGCACCCCCGCTGGCCAACGGCTGGTGATGGTTTTCATGCGGGTGTAGAAACGCACGCCGTCACTGCCATGCACATTCAATGGCCCAAACACTGAGCGCTTCCAGCCGCCAAAGCTGTGGAATGCCATTGGTACTGGAATGGGCACGTTAATTCCCACCATCCCCGCTTGCACTTGCTCACCAAACTGACGCGCGGTTTCGCCATCACGGGTGAAAATGGCCGTGCCGTTACCGTATTGGTGACGATTAATCAGCTCCAGCGCGGTGTGATAATCGGGGGCGCGCACCACGCACAGCACCGGCCCGAAGATCTCCTCTTGATAGATCCGCATTTCTGGCGTAACCCGATCAAACAAGGTCGGGCCGACAAAAAAACCCTGCTCATGACCGGCGACGTGGAAAGCTCGGCCATCGATACACAAGGTCGCGCCTTGTTCTACACCCGAATCGATATAGTGCAGGATAGACGCGCGGTGCTGGGCGGAGATCACCGGTCCCATATCATTTTCGGGCTCACCAGCCGGTAAAATGCCTGGGCCGACGCGCATTGTGGCAATGCGCGCTTTGACGCCGGCGATCAGGGCATCGGCTACATCATCTCCAACCGCTACCGCCACCGACAGCGCCATGCAGCGTTCACCCGCCGCGCCAAATGCTGCGCCCATAATGGCGTTCACCGTCATATCCAGATCGGCATCCGGCATCACGATACAGTGGTTTTTCGCGCCGCCCAGCGCCTGACAGCGTTTACCGTGCGCCGAGGCTACCGAGTAAATGTACTCGGCAATCGGTGTTGAACCGACAAAACTCACCGCTTGAATGCGCGGATCGGTCAGCAGAACATCCACCGCTTCTTTATCGCCGTTCACTACGTTGAATACACCATCGGGCAGACCGGCTTCTTTTAGCAGTTCGGCCAGTGCTAGCGCCAGTGACGGATCTTTTTCCGAGGGCTTGAGAATAAAGGTATTGCCGGTAGCCAGTGCAATCGGGAACATCCACATTGGCACCATGGCAGGGAAGTTAAACGGCGTGATCCCGGCGCATACCCCGAGCGGTTGCATCAGTGAATGGCTATCGACCCCGGTTCCCACATTGGCCGAGTGTTCGCCTTTTTGCAGATGCGGAATACCACAGGCAAACTCGACCACTTCTAAGCCGCGCACCAACTCGCCATGGGCATCGGACAGGATCTTACCGTGCTCTTCTGAGATCAGGCGTGCCAGCCGGTCTTTGTGCTGTTCGAGTAAGGCTTTAAAGCGGAACATCACGCGGGCACGGCGCAGTGGTGGCGTGCGTGACCATGCAGGGAAGGCGGCATCGGCGACACTGATCGCGTGTTCGACTTCAGCCACGGTACTGAGGGCGACCTGCCGCACCGGCTCACCGAGTGCCGGATTAAACACAGGGGCTAAACGTTCGCTGCGGCTCGCGGTCAGTTGGCCGCCGATAAAGTTGTGTACGATATCCATTCGGTTTCTCTCTCTGTCAGCAGGATCAAAGATGTCATGCAAAAAGCATAATGAAATATTTATTTCATTTAAACATAAAGTGATTTCATTATTCTGTTTTGTGATCCCGATGCCGTTCGGCAGACAGTAGGGTAGGCGGCGGCTTTTTTTTGTGTCTTAATTTATTCAAATCTTTCATAGATATAGAATAACAGAACAGATATTCTATTCTTTATTACCAGCGTCCGCGCTTTTTCTGCGGTATCAGGGTGTTTCGCCATCGGTAAACATCGCTGCAGAGCTAAGGATATAACGGGGGAGACTCGCGTGAGCAGTGCCAAAAATTTTGCCGAATTGCAAGACCAAATCCGCGCCCGCTATGCAGAGCTGAGTAAGCGTCTGCAGCAGGTTGCCAAGTATGTGATTGATAATAAAAACACCGTGGCAATGCAGACGGTGGCGGTGATTGCTAAAGAAGCCGATGTGCCGCCTTCTACCTTGATCCGGTTTGCCAATACCTTTGGCTTTAGCGGTTTCAATGAAATGAAACAGATATTTCGCCTAGATCTGGTCAAGGAAACCGCCAATTACACCGAGCGAGCACGTCTGTTCCGGGAAATGGAAGGGGCCAGCGCCGCCGATCAACCGCACGATATTTTGCAAGAGTTCGCCCGCGCTAATGCGCAGGCATTGCAGCAGCTGGTGGTGCATACTCCCGCTGAGGAAATGCAGCGGGCAGTTGATCTGCTGGAGCAAGCTCAGACCATTTATGTCATCGGTTTGCGCCGCTCGTTCAGCGCCGCGGCTTATTTGCGCTATGCCTTGAGTCATCTGGAGCGTCGGGTGGTGTTGCTCGATGGCCTCGGTGGCATGCTGGCGGAGCAGCTTAATCTGATGGGCCGTGAGGATGTGGTGCTGTCGATCAGCTTCACGCCGTATGCCGAGGAGACGGTGATGGTCAGTGAAAAGGCCTCCCAAACCGGCGCACGCCAAATTGTGATCACCGATAGTCAAATCAGTCCGTTAGCCTCACTGAGCGATGTGTGTTTCGTGGTTAAAGAAGCGCAAGTCGGCGCGTTTCGCTCGCAATCTGCCACCTTATGTCTGCTGCAATCGCTGGCCGTGGGGTTGGCGTTTCAAACGTCCGGTCAAGATGTGGCCGCCTCGCTGTAAGTGAGCGTATCGCATGTTACCTCGCCGGTGGTGTTCGCCATCGGTGGGGCTGATCTTCTTCGATTTATTAGCACCGCTGGCATTGTTTTGTTTGTCTTGAGCTAGCGAGTGCTGTTTGCGCTGGGCGCGGTGTGGGCTCGGGGTTACTCTTCTGTCTTCTGTCTTCTGTCTTCTGTCTTCTGTCTTCTGTCTTCTGTCTTCTGTCTTCTGTCTTTTTCGATTTCGTGCGTGGATGGCAGCGTGCTGCTTAACCGCATGCGGATCACACTCCGGCAATTTCATTTCGAATAAATCTTTAAATGAAATAAATATTCTATAAAGTAATCGTTATGGAAATAATGCGAACAGCAAAGGCACCGGCTTGGCCGGAAAGCAGGCGCGCCGCCGTTATGCGGGCAGCGTGACGGTAGCAGGGAATCTGGAGTTGTGGCTATGCGCACAGAGAGAATGACAACCGCACAGGCGCTGGTGAAATTTTTGAACCAGCAATATATCGACGTGGACGGCGTGGAAGAGAAGTTCGTACACGGGATCTTCACCATTTTCGGGCATGGTAACGTGCTGGGATTGGGGCAGGCGTTGGAGCAAGATGCCGGTGACTTACAGGTGTATCAAGGCTGCAATGAGCAAGGGATGGCGCACATCGCGCTCGGTTTTGCCAAACAGCACAAACGCCGTCGGATCTGTGCGGTTACCTCATCAGTAGGGCCGGGCGCGGCCAATATGGTGACGGCCGCCGCGACAGCCACCGCCAACCGCCTGCCGATTTTGTTACTGCCTGGCGATCTGTTTGCGACCCGCCAGCCTGATCCGGTGTTGCAGCAGGTGGAGCAGTATCATGATGCCTCGATCAGCACCAACGACTGTTTCCGTCCGGTATCGCGCTATTGGGATCGCGTTTCGCGCCCAGAGCAGCTGATGAGTGCGATGCTTAATGCCATGCGTGTGCTGACCGATCCGGCCGATACGGGCGCGGTTACGGTGTGTCTGCCGCAAGATGTGCAAGCCGAAGCCTATGATTTCCCCGATTCTTTCTTTCGCAAGCGCGTGCACCGTTTGGAGCGCCGCCCGCCAACCGCGGCGATGCTGGATGATGCCCTGACTTTATTGCTATCAAAGAAAAAACCGCTGTTGGTGTGCGGTGGTGGGGTGCGTTACTCGCAGGCGCATGAGGCGTTTCGCCGTTTCGCCGAGTGCTTTGGCATTCCGTTTGCGGAAACGCAAGCGGGTAAAGGGGCGATCCCTGCCGATCACCCGCTCAACTGTGGCGGGCTGGGTACCACCGGTTGTTTGGCGGCCAATACCTTGGCGGCAGAAGCGGATTTGATTATCGGGGTCGGAACCCGTTTCACTGATTTCACTACGGCATCAAAAAGCTTGTTCCGCCATCCACAGGTGGATTTTCTGACTATCAATATCGCGGCTTTTGATGCCATGAAGCTCGATGCGGTGCCGGTGGTAGCTGATGCGCGCGCTGCGCTGCAAGCGCTGCATGGCGTGTTAGCGCCAACCGGCTATCAGGCCGCTTATGGCAACGAGATTGCCCAAGCGAGAGCCGCGTGGGAGCAAGAGTGGCAACGCTTGGCTGCCATTGAGGTGGATGAGCAGTTTGTGCCGGAAGTGGCCGGTCAGCTCGATGATCGCCTGCCGGAGTATATGGATACCCTGCAAACCCATTTGACGCAAACCCGCGTGCTGGGGCTGTTAGACCAAGTCTTAGCACCGGATGCGATTGTGGTCGGCGCGGCCGGCTCGCTGCCAGGAGATTTGCAGCGCATGTGGCGACCGAAAGTGGCTGACACTTACCACATGGAGTACGGCTATTCGTGCATGGGTTATGAGATTGCCGCCGCGGTGGGCGCGAAGATCGCCGCTCCGCAGCAGCCGGTGTATGCTTTTGTCGGCGATGGCTCTTATCTGATGCTGCATTCTGAGCTGCAAACGGCAGTACAAGAGGGGATCAAAATTACCGTGCTGCTGTTTGATAACGCCGGTTTTGGTTGCATCAATAACCTGCAAATGGGGCAGGGAATGGGCAGTTTCGGCACCGAAAACCGGCATCGCGATCCCCGTACTGGCCAGATGAGTGGGCCACTTGTGAAGGTGGACTTTGCGGCCAACGCCGCCAGTTATGGCTGCGTGAGTTATCGAGTGCACAATGAAGCCGAATTGTTGGCTGCATTGGCCGATGCCGCGCAGCAAACCGCGCCGGTGCTGATAGATATCAAAGTGCTGCCCAAAACCATGACCCACGGTTACGCCGCCTGGTGGCGCACCGGCACGGCGCAGGTGGCGGATAATCCGGCCATTGTGGCGGCGGCCGAGGATATTCAGCAGGTGCTGCGTACGGTAGCGCGTCAATATTAATGCTTAAGTCATGGATTAATGCTTAAGTCATGGGTATAGGCCGGGCGCTGGGGCGACCGGCCATGGTGAGTGAGCCTGCGGAGTTAATCGCTCTGCTTTAGCTGTTCAGACGGCGTGCTGATTCGTGTGCGCTGGCCTGTTTCTGCTGTTCGGGGGCGTAGGCCCCCTTTTTTCGTTCCCTGCGCCTTGTTGTTCTTTGCGTTATTTTCTTTCTTTTATCTTATTCAATTGCCTTTATCGTCTTTTTCTATTCTCTTTGCTCCCTTTTTCTTGCCGCTACGCTTCGCGTGTCATTTGCTGCACTTGTATTTCGCATTCAGTAAAAATGGAACTTTCATTTCTTCAATTTTATGGTTGTATGGCTTAGCAGTTTCATCATGGTGGCGTGATCTTGCGCAGGGCGATGCTGCGGGACTCGAGCCGAATAGCGTCCAATCAGACTCGTAACACAATGTTTTTTATTGAATTAATTACGTTATGCGACCGCGCTGACATCGGTTCAGCGTGAATTGATGCAAACTGTTACCTCGCCAGCAAAAATAAAATATCCAATATAAATTAAATTGAAATAAACGTTTCGCGTGCTATGTTTTTAGCATACCAGCATGGATGCCGACACGAAGGGCTTGCGAGCAGGCCGATAGGGTGACCGGCGCTGGGACATAACAACAGAACAACAGCAGATGCCGCGCCCATGCGCTGACCTCTGCCTCTCTACCTTACGGATACACAGTATCAAGGAGTTGCTATGTACAATATCGCGTTATTCGGAGCTGGCCGCATCGGACAGGTCCATGCCGTGAACATTGCCGGACACAAGGAAACTTGCCTGTACTCGGTGATTGACCCGCACCAGGCCGGTGCTGAAGCGTTGGCGCACAAGTATGGCGCCAAAGTGCAGAGTGCCGAAGAGGCCATGGCCGATCCGAATGTGCAGGCAGTGATGATTGCCTCGGCCACCGATACCCATGCCGATTTGATTGAGCAAGCGGCGCGCGCCGGCAAGGCTATCTTCTGCGAAAAACCGGTGCATCTGGACTTGGCGCGGGTGCGCGATTGTCTGGCTACCGTACGTGAGTGCAATGTCCCGCTATTTATCGGCTTTAACCGCCGTTATGACCCGCAATTTCGTAAAGTGCGCGAAATGCTGAGCGCAGGCGCGATTGGCAAGGCGGAGTCTTTGGTGATCACCTCCCGTGACCCGTCGCCGCCGCCAGCCACCTATGTCAAAGTCTCCGGTGGGATGTTCCGCGATATGACCATCCATGACTTTGATATGGCGCGTTTCATCATGGGCGAAGACCCGGTTGCCGTGTACGCCAAAGGCAGCAATCTGGTGGATCCGGCCATCGGCGCTGCCGGTGATATTGATACTGCGTTTGTGGTGCTGACCTTCCCATCGGGCGCTATGGCGACGATCTCCAACAGCCGTCGCTCCGGTTATGGCTATGATCAGCGCATTGAGCTGCACGGTTCACAAGGCTTGCTGACGGCGAAAAATATCCACGAAAACGCCGTTGAGCAGTGGAGCGAAGCGGGCTGCGTAGCCGCTAAACCTGAACACTTCTTCTTGCAGCGTTATGCCGCCGCCTATCAGGCCGAGTGGGAGCATTTTGCCGATGTGTTGGCCGGTCGCGCCGAGCCACAATGCAGCGGCTATGATGGCGAACAAGCCCTGTATCTGGCGGACAAAGCGCTGGAATCCCTACGCAGCGGCAAAGAAGTTCAGCTGTAATTCCCTTATCTGTCAGGGGCGGCAACGCCCCTGCTGTCTGATCCGATTGTACCCCTCTTAGAGAGTGTCCGTGCCGCCTGTGGAAGGGGCGGTAACGTAAAACAGAAACGAAAGACACGGAGAAGCACACAATGTTAGCTTTTATTTCGTTTGTCGGTTTTACCCTGTTCGTGGCCGGATTTGCGTATTACAAAACCCATAATGCTCATCTGACCGATTCCGCCGAAGGCTATTTTCTGGGCGGACGTTCGCTGACCGGCATCTATATCGGCGGCTCTATGCTGCTGATGAACCTCTCCACCGAGCACTTGGTCGGCTTAAATGGCCTGTCATTTCGCACCGGTTTTATCGTTATGGCGTGGGAAGTGATGGCGGCGATGACCATTGTGTTATTCGCTATCGTATTCTTGCCGAAATACTTAAAACTGGGGATCTCAACCATTCCCGAATACCTTGAACGGCGCTTTGATAAGCAAACGCTGACCATCACTTCGATTTTATTCTTGGGGATGTACGTGATTTCGCTGCTGCCGATCGTGCTGTATACCGGGGCGATTGCGCTGGAAAGCCTGTTTCAAGTCTCGCATGTGTTCAGCGTGGATAAAACCACCGCGCTGTGGATCATGGTGTGGGGCGTGGGCGGTTTGGGCGCGATTTACGCGGTATTTGGCGGGATCAAAGCCATCGCGGTGGCCGATACCATCAACGGGGTGGGTTTGATCACCGGTGGTTTGATGGTAACGCTGTTTGCGCTGGCTTATGTTGGCGACGGCAACGTGTGGACTGGTATGGTTGAGGTGTACACCAATAACCCAGCCAAGTTTAACTCTATCGGTGCGGAAGATTCGCTGGTGCCGTTTTCCACCTTGTTCACCGGTCTTATCATCTCCAACATGTTTTTCTGGTGTACGAACCAGTCGATTGTGCAAAAAGCGCTGGGAGCCAAGAATCTGGCTGAAGGGCAAAAAGGGGTTCTGCTGTGCGCCTTTTTCAAACTGATGATCCCATCCATCATCATTTTGCCGGGCATTATCGCCTTCCATATTTTCCAAGGGCAGATTGATAATCCTGATAACGCGTACCCGAATCTGGTGCAACTGGTGCTGCCAGAAGTGTTGGTTGGGTTCTTCGCCGCAGTCGTGGTGGGGGCGGTATTCTCAACTTTCAGCGGCGGTTTGAACTCCTCGGTGACGTTGTTTACCGTCAACATCTTCAAAAAATCCCTCAAACCGGATGCGACCGAAGCGCAAACCGTGGCCGTGGGTAAATATCTGGGCTTAGGGCTGGCGCTGATTTCCATGATCGTGGCACCGCTGGTGGCGAATGCGCCAGATGGTTTGTTCTACCTGATCCAACAGCTGCAAGGTATTTTCAACGCGCCAATTCTGAGCGTGGTGTTGGTCGGTTTGCTGACCAAACGCGTACCGGCAATTGCCGCCAAGTTGGGTCTGCTGTTCGGCATGTCGGCCTATATCCTGTTTAACTTCGTGTTCAAGGTCGATATCCACTTCTTCCATCTGCTCGGCATTTTGTTTTTGCTGAACGTGGTATTCATGCTGCTGATTGGTCACTTCTTCCCGCAAGAGGCTTATCAAGAGGTGTACACCAAGCAGGTGGATATTCAGCCGTGGTCGCTGGTGCGTCCGGTGGCGGTGCTGATCACCTTGGGTTCAGTGTCTATGTACGTGTTCTTGGCGCAAAACGTACCGGGCTGGTTGATGGCGGTGTATTACACCTTCGCGGTGGCAGCGCTGGGTTATGTGTTCTGGGGCATTGGGCGCGAGCTGTTTGGTATGCAGCGTAATCAGCCAATGGTGCCAGAGTTGGAGGATGAGGCTTAATTGCGAGCCCACAATTTGGGGATGCCGAGTATTGGCCAACCTAAGTTGAGTGTCATCACGCCCCTGCGCTATCGCTTTGACGTCGCGCGGGGGCGTTGCTATTTGGCGTGCCTTGGCTAGCGAGAGTCAGGGGATGTTCAGAGTACAAGATAAAAAATGACAAGATCAAAAAGGAGCATTCCGGTGATGGATGAGTCGTTGCTGCCCAATATCTGCCTGTTTTTATCACAAATCGACCCGTTTGATGCTTTGCCAGACGCAGTGCGCGCCGAGCTGGCAGCGCAGATTGATATTTCGTACTGGGTGCAGGGGGAAACGCTACCGGCCACATTATTGGTGGGACAAGGGCTGTATCTAGTGCGAAGCGGCGCGGTCGAGCAGCGCCATCCTGATCGCACCTTGCGCGCCCGTCTGGGCAGTGGCGATTTGTTCGGATTTAGTCAGCTAGAGCGCGAGGGCGACAGTGCCTACAGCGTGACCGCATTGGAAAATACCTTGCTGTACCGCATCCCCAAAGCGGTGCTGTATCAGGTGATGACTGACAACCCGGCGTTGCAGCACCATTTTGCTACCGCCGAGCATCAGCGTCTGGCCGGC harbors:
- a CDS encoding solute:sodium symporter family transporter, which translates into the protein MLAFISFVGFTLFVAGFAYYKTHNAHLTDSAEGYFLGGRSLTGIYIGGSMLLMNLSTEHLVGLNGLSFRTGFIVMAWEVMAAMTIVLFAIVFLPKYLKLGISTIPEYLERRFDKQTLTITSILFLGMYVISLLPIVLYTGAIALESLFQVSHVFSVDKTTALWIMVWGVGGLGAIYAVFGGIKAIAVADTINGVGLITGGLMVTLFALAYVGDGNVWTGMVEVYTNNPAKFNSIGAEDSLVPFSTLFTGLIISNMFFWCTNQSIVQKALGAKNLAEGQKGVLLCAFFKLMIPSIIILPGIIAFHIFQGQIDNPDNAYPNLVQLVLPEVLVGFFAAVVVGAVFSTFSGGLNSSVTLFTVNIFKKSLKPDATEAQTVAVGKYLGLGLALISMIVAPLVANAPDGLFYLIQQLQGIFNAPILSVVLVGLLTKRVPAIAAKLGLLFGMSAYILFNFVFKVDIHFFHLLGILFLLNVVFMLLIGHFFPQEAYQEVYTKQVDIQPWSLVRPVAVLITLGSVSMYVFLAQNVPGWLMAVYYTFAVAALGYVFWGIGRELFGMQRNQPMVPELEDEA